The following is a genomic window from Pedobacter sp. KBS0701.
CGTAGTCCCAAAACTGCAAAATTATACAAAGAAATATGGAATGAAAATGGTTCGCCATTGTTATTCTACAGCAGGTTACAGGCTAAAATGTTACAGGAAAGGCTGGGTGATGATTACCATGTAGAACTGGCCATGCGTTACCAAAGTCCATCTATTGCCTCAGCACTCGCAAATTTAAAAGCAGGTTTAGTGGAAAGTATTCAGGTAATCCCGATGTTTCCTCAATATGCTTCTGCGAGTACAGGTTCGGTAATGCAGCTGGTTATGGAATTGGTGAGCAAATGGCCAACCGTTCCTCCAATTTCGTTTGTGAATTCGTTTCATGATAACGAACTGATGATTAAAGTTTTTGCAGAAAATGCCAGAAAGCACAACGTAGAAAGCTACGATCATGTATTGTTCAGTTTCCACGGTTTGCCAGAGCGTCAGTTATTAAAGTGCGATCATACCGGAAATTATTGTTTAAAAAATGCCAATTGTTGCCAAACCTTAAACGATACCAATAAATTTTGTTATTCTGCCCAAGGACATGATACCGCCAGGCTGATCGCTAAAGAATTAAACCTGTCAAAAGACCAATATACCGTTTGTTTCCAGTCGCGTTTAGGTAAAGAGCCATGGGTGCAGCCTTACACTACAGATGTGTTAAAGAAATTAGCTGCCGAAGGTAAAAAGCGCTTATTGGTGTTCAGCCCTGCTTTTGTGGCCGATTGTTTAGAAACGCTTTACGAAATCACGGTAGAATACCATGAAGAATTTAAAACTTTAGGTGGCGAGCATGTTCAGCTGGTAGAAAGTTTGAACGATAGCCCCGTTTTTATTGAGGCACTTGCCGGAATGGTTAAATAGTCTTAGATTTAAAGATGGCGAACTTTATCATTTTAATGGGGGTATCTGGAAGTGGTAAAACGGTTATCGGAAGGGCTTTGTCGCCAAGAATAAATGCTGAATTTATAGATGGCGACAACCTGCATTCGCAACGGAATGTAGATAAAATGGCTGCGGGGATTCCCTTAACAGATGCTGATCGTTTGGATTGGCTGCAGTTGATTGCTAAAGTTGGCCGTGAACATGCTGCTCATGGAACGAACTGTATAATTGCCTGCTCTGCGCTAAAAAAATCATACCGCGATCTGTTGAGAGCGGATAATACATCCATGCGCTTTGTGTATTTAAAAGGAAGCTTCGATTTGATCCATGATCGGATTGTTAAACGTTCACATCAATATATGCCTTCCAGTTTATTGCAAAGCCAGTTTGAAACCCTGGAAGAGCCACAGGCTGATGAAACAGATGTATTTACAGTTTCCATCGACCAAAGTATTCCTGAAATTGTTGAAGAAATTGCTAAGGCTGATGTGATTTCGTAATCATCGAAATAATCTGATTGGTTGCCCCTTTTTTATCTGCAACATATCTTTTAGCCTGGTCTGCAGCATCTTTATTTTCTAAGAAATCTTCAAATGCATTAATTAAATCAATTGTGGAGCTGATGCTTTCTGCTGCTCCAATGTCAATCAGATCTTTTGCCTCCTGAAATTTATCGTATTTAGGTCCGAAAATTACCGGTAGTCCAAATGCTGCGGCTTCTAAAGTATTGTGGATGCCTATTCCAAAACCGCCGCCAATGTAAGCCACTTTTCCGTATTGATATAATGAAGAAAGCATACCGATGTTGTCTACTATGAGCGTTTGGTGTTCGGCGTTTGGCGTTTGATTAGACGAACTGAAAATTGAAAACCGCACATTGTTAACTGAAAACTGTTTCTCTATACTTTCGATATGGCTTTCGTGGATCTCATGTGGGGCAATGATAAACTTCCAGTTGGGGTATTTTTCTGACAGGGCCGATAATATTTTCTCATCTTCTGGCCAGGTACTTCCACAAATTAAAGTAGGCGAGTTGCCAATAAAGCTTTCGATAAGAGGAAGCGCTTTGGGCGATTGCGCATTTTCATAAACACGGTCGAAACGGGTATCGCCACTTATGGTTACATTATTTAATCCGATTGATTTTAAAAGATTTTCGCTCTCTTTATTTTGTACGAAAAAGTAAGTAACAGATTTTAAAATATTGCGGTAAAAGTTGCCATACCATTTAAAAAATGCCTGACTTTCTCTGAAAATTCCAGAAATCACGTATAAAGGAATGCCCTGATCTTTCAGTTCCTTAAAATAGAAATGCCAAAACTCATATTTAGTAAAAATGGCCATTTCAGGATTAATACTACTTATAAAACGCTTAGCGTTACCAGGAGTATCAATCGGGAGGTAAAATACATCTGCCAGGGCATAATTTTTCCTGATTTCATATCCAGAGGGAGAAAAAAAAGTAATTATAATTTTCTTAGCAGGATAAAGGTTTTTTATTTTTTCTAATACGGGTCTGCCCTGTTCAAATTCGCCTAAAGAAGCAAAATGAAACCATATATGTTTTTCAGCAGGATTAATTTTCTGAGCAATTATGTTAAAAATATTTTTGCGCCCTTTTATAAAGAGTTTAGCCTTAGGATTAAATAATGAGAATAGCTTAATGAGTAAAGTATAAGCCCAAATTCCGATGATGTAAAGTAATTTCATATCTTCGTGCCAAGATAAAACGAATATATTTAAAAAGCTTAAAAATATATGGAAGCCTCACGATTTTACCTAATATTCAACTGAGTAATAAACTTTGCTAATTGCTCTTATAGCTAACCAAAATTAAAAACATCTTAAAAAAATAAAATTGTTTTTGATGGCCGGAAGTTATACGATTTGCAAAAAAAAAATCGATCTTGGCTATTATTATAACAGTATAGGTAGAAAACTATTAGCTCCTAACCCTCCGAAGAGCGGACAAAGCACAATTTGCAGTAGTAGGGAGTTTTAAAAAACAGAATATGAACGAAAGAAAGGAAAATTTCCCTTCAGGAGATTTAGGAAGTAGAAAAAGAATATTGATTACGGGGGCAGCCGGATTTTTAGGCTCACACCTTTGTGATCGTTTTGTAAAAGAGGGGTATTCCGTTATCGGGATGGATAATCTGATTACTGGTGATTTGGCGAATATCGAACACTTGTTCAAGCTGGAGAATTTTGAGTTTTATAATCATGATGTTTCCAAATTTGTGCATATTCCGGGTAAACTTCATTACATTTTACATTTTGCTTCACCTGCAAGTCCGATTGATTATCTTAAAATCCCGATCCAGACACTTAAAGTAGGTTCATTAGGTACGCATAATCTTTTGGGTTTGGCCCGTAATAAAAATGCAAGGATGCTGATTGCATCAACTTCTGAAGTATATGGCGATCCGAACGTAAACCCACAGCCTGAAGAATATTGGGGTAACGTAAACCCGGTTGGTCCACGTGGTGTTTACGATGAGGCCAAGCGTTTTCAGGAAGCCATTACCATGGCTTACCACACTTTTCATGGCGTAGAAACCAGGATCGTTAGGATTTTTAATACTTACGGACCGAGAATGCGCCTGAATGATGGTCGTGTTTTACCTGCTTTTATCGGGCAGGCTTTAAGAGGTGAAGATTTAACCGTCTTTGGTGACGGAAGTCAAACACGCTCTTTTTGTTATGTTGATGATCTGATAGAGGGGATATACCGTTTATTGATGAGCGACTATGCCCAGCCGGTAAACATTGGTAATCCTGATGAAATTACCATCAAACAGTTCTGTGAGGAAATTATTAAACTTACAGGCACTACACAAAAAATTGTGTACAAAGAACTTCCTCAGGATGATCCGAAGCAGCGCAGACCGGATATTACTAAAGCCAGGGAGATATTGGGCTGGGAACCAAAAATTGGACGTGCGGAAGGATTGAAAATTACATACGAATATTTTAAATCATTGCCTCCAGAGGCACTGGAAAAAATAGAACATAAAGATTTTACCACATTTAACCGTTAAAATGGCAAAAATATTAGTTACTGGTGGAACAGGGTACATTGGTTCGCACACAGCTGTAGAATTACACAACGCAGGATATGAAGTTGTAATTGTTGATAACCTTTCTAACTCAAATATCAAAATTTTAACTCAGCTACATGCCATTACCGGCAAATGGTTCGATTTTCATGAAATTGATCTTCAGGATGAAAAAGCGGTACAGGAATTTGCAGAAAATCATGCTGATATTGATGGAATTATCCATTTCGCAGCTTATAAAGCAGTCGGCGAATCGGTAGAAAAACCGTTAAAATATTATAAAAATAACTTCTATGGATTGATTAATCTGCTAACCTCATTTAACAGAAAAATTAATTTTGTGTTTTCTTCATCATGTACCGTTTATGGTCAGCCAGAAACTTTACCGGTAACTGAAGCTGCATCAGTGCAGAAAGCAGAATCTCCTTACGGAAATACCAAACAGATTGCTGAAGAAATACTGGCAGAAACTGCTGCGGTAACACCTGATTTAAATGTAATCGCTTTGCGTTATTTTAATCCGGTTGGTGCCCACGAAACTGCTTTGATCGGTGAGTTACCAAATGGTGTGCCGGCAAACCTTGTCCCTTTTATTACTCAATCTGCTATTGGAAAACGTGGTCCGATTACCGTTCACGGAAATGATTACGATACACCGGATGGTTCTGCTATACGCGATTATATCCATGTGGTTGATCTTGCAAAAGCGCATGTTGCCGCTATTAAAAAATTAGAAGATGGAAACCCGAACGGTAATTATGATGTTTTCAATATCGGTACCGGCAAAGGATCTTCAGTTTTAGAGATTATTGCTGCTTTCGAAAAAGTAAATGGCGAAAAACTGGATTATAAAATCGGTCCGAGAAGGGCAGGGGATATTGTTCAGATTTATGGCGATGTACAAAAATCGAATAATGAACTGGGTTGGAAAGCCAATCTGGATATTAACGAAATGATGCGCTCGGCATGGGAGTGGGAAAAATACATTAAGGCCAACCCTTTTTAAATGAAGTTGTCGGAGCACAAAGATTTAAAAGCCGCCATTACCGAACTGCCTGTTAAAGAAAAAGACAAGCTGTTGCTGCGTTTGGTGGCTAAAGACAAAGTGCTCACCGAACACCTTCATTATAAATTATTAGAGGATGAAACCGATCTGGAAGACCGGAAAGAAAGGATTAAAGCCGATGTTGACGAACAGATTCCTGAATTGAAAAAATTAAATGCCAAAGAGGCATTGGTAAAAGTAAGGAAAATGATCACATCGGTTAACCACTTTTATAAGGTAACCAAAGATCCCGTTGGGGAAGTAGAACTTAAATTGTATATCCTCAATGCCATCCCTTTTGATTATAAGAAATCAATTTTTGGTTACCGCGATTTTATGATGCTTTTTAGTATCTATTACATCAAAACGGTTGCGGTAACCATCAATAAATTCAAAAAACTTCACGAAGATCTGCAGTTCGATTTAAGTGAAAATCTGAATCACTTGCTTGATAAAATCTATTCTTCTAAATTAGTCGGTGCAGCGGAAGCCAGTAATTTGCCAAAAGAGATCAGTTAAATACTATATTCCCTTTATATTAATTGATAAATCTCCAGGATTAAAGCAATCGATTTAGCAGTTGATGTTGCTGCTGTTGAATATTACCCGAAGAAACTTTAGAGAAAAAAATCATGCAGAAAGAG
Proteins encoded in this region:
- the hemH gene encoding ferrochelatase, whose protein sequence is MSKKGILLVNLGTPDSPATADVRKYLDQFLMDERVIDIPKLNRTLLVKGIIVPFRSPKTAKLYKEIWNENGSPLLFYSRLQAKMLQERLGDDYHVELAMRYQSPSIASALANLKAGLVESIQVIPMFPQYASASTGSVMQLVMELVSKWPTVPPISFVNSFHDNELMIKVFAENARKHNVESYDHVLFSFHGLPERQLLKCDHTGNYCLKNANCCQTLNDTNKFCYSAQGHDTARLIAKELNLSKDQYTVCFQSRLGKEPWVQPYTTDVLKKLAAEGKKRLLVFSPAFVADCLETLYEITVEYHEEFKTLGGEHVQLVESLNDSPVFIEALAGMVK
- a CDS encoding 3-deoxy-D-manno-octulosonic acid transferase; this translates as MKLLYIIGIWAYTLLIKLFSLFNPKAKLFIKGRKNIFNIIAQKINPAEKHIWFHFASLGEFEQGRPVLEKIKNLYPAKKIIITFFSPSGYEIRKNYALADVFYLPIDTPGNAKRFISSINPEMAIFTKYEFWHFYFKELKDQGIPLYVISGIFRESQAFFKWYGNFYRNILKSVTYFFVQNKESENLLKSIGLNNVTISGDTRFDRVYENAQSPKALPLIESFIGNSPTLICGSTWPEDEKILSALSEKYPNWKFIIAPHEIHESHIESIEKQFSVNNVRFSIFSSSNQTPNAEHQTLIVDNIGMLSSLYQYGKVAYIGGGFGIGIHNTLEAAAFGLPVIFGPKYDKFQEAKDLIDIGAAESISSTIDLINAFEDFLENKDAADQAKRYVADKKGATNQIISMITKSHQP
- a CDS encoding gluconokinase, giving the protein MANFIILMGVSGSGKTVIGRALSPRINAEFIDGDNLHSQRNVDKMAAGIPLTDADRLDWLQLIAKVGREHAAHGTNCIIACSALKKSYRDLLRADNTSMRFVYLKGSFDLIHDRIVKRSHQYMPSSLLQSQFETLEEPQADETDVFTVSIDQSIPEIVEEIAKADVIS
- a CDS encoding UDP-glucuronic acid decarboxylase family protein, producing the protein MNERKENFPSGDLGSRKRILITGAAGFLGSHLCDRFVKEGYSVIGMDNLITGDLANIEHLFKLENFEFYNHDVSKFVHIPGKLHYILHFASPASPIDYLKIPIQTLKVGSLGTHNLLGLARNKNARMLIASTSEVYGDPNVNPQPEEYWGNVNPVGPRGVYDEAKRFQEAITMAYHTFHGVETRIVRIFNTYGPRMRLNDGRVLPAFIGQALRGEDLTVFGDGSQTRSFCYVDDLIEGIYRLLMSDYAQPVNIGNPDEITIKQFCEEIIKLTGTTQKIVYKELPQDDPKQRRPDITKAREILGWEPKIGRAEGLKITYEYFKSLPPEALEKIEHKDFTTFNR
- the galE gene encoding UDP-glucose 4-epimerase GalE; this translates as MAKILVTGGTGYIGSHTAVELHNAGYEVVIVDNLSNSNIKILTQLHAITGKWFDFHEIDLQDEKAVQEFAENHADIDGIIHFAAYKAVGESVEKPLKYYKNNFYGLINLLTSFNRKINFVFSSSCTVYGQPETLPVTEAASVQKAESPYGNTKQIAEEILAETAAVTPDLNVIALRYFNPVGAHETALIGELPNGVPANLVPFITQSAIGKRGPITVHGNDYDTPDGSAIRDYIHVVDLAKAHVAAIKKLEDGNPNGNYDVFNIGTGKGSSVLEIIAAFEKVNGEKLDYKIGPRRAGDIVQIYGDVQKSNNELGWKANLDINEMMRSAWEWEKYIKANPF